The genomic DNA TTAAATTTCCTGACTTCTTATGAGGTTTTTGGTACCAATTTTCTGGACATTTCGGTACTCGTCATCTTGTTGAAAATAATTCAAGTTATCTATCTTCAATTTCTCTTTCAAAATTGCAATTCCGTATTTTTTGTTATCTTTTTCCAGACCTTTTTTAGGCAAAAATTCTCAAAGGATGGCATGATGATACTCATCAGGCCCGATGTATAATATACAGGGCATTTTCATGAGATTTGCTTCTCTCTTTACAGGTCATCCATAGTTTTTCTGGTAAAAACTCAAATATTCACCAGATATGACACTTTTTACCCAACTTTGATGTTCCAGGTACCACCGGATTGTTTTTCGGATCCCTTCCTCAAAGGGAGTTTGAGGTGCCCATCCGAATTCCCGTTTGATCTTTGAGGCATCAATGGCATATCTCCGATCATGTCCAAGCCGGTCGGTAACATACGTGATCAGGCTTTCGTTGATCTCCGGGTCTCCGGTCATTTCATGCAGAAGCCGCAGTATTGTTTTTACAATAATGATATTTTCCCGTTCATTCGAGCCCCCAATATTGTATACTTCTCCTGGTTTTCCCTTATGGAAGGCTAGATCTATTGCCCGGCAGTGATCCATGACATAGAGCCAGTCGCGGATCTGCCGGCCATCACCATATACCGGTATGGACTGGTGTTCCAGGGCTCGGGTGATGGTTAAAGGGATGAGTTTTTCGGGGAACTGATAAGGCCCATAATTATTCGAGCACCGGGTGATTACCAAAGGTATGCCAAAGGTATCATGGTATGCTTTTGCAATGAGATCTGATCCTGCTTTACTTGCAGAGTAGGGGCTGTGTGGGTCGAGAGGGGTAGTCTCGG from Methanospirillum hungatei JF-1 includes the following:
- the rfbB gene encoding dTDP-glucose 4,6-dehydratase → MYIFITGVAGFIGSNFVYHYLDIHPEDIIIGYDALTYAGNPENLAALPEDQKSRFIFIKGDITDPEQVQSIFSRYDIQGVINFAAESHVDRSIHDPAIFLKTNILGTHTLLDAAQAAWRKNGTWKKNTTFLQVSTDEVYGSLGPTGLFSETTPLDPHSPYSASKAGSDLIAKAYHDTFGIPLVITRCSNNYGPYQFPEKLIPLTITRALEHQSIPVYGDGRQIRDWLYVMDHCRAIDLAFHKGKPGEVYNIGGSNERENIIIVKTILRLLHEMTGDPEINESLITYVTDRLGHDRRYAIDASKIKREFGWAPQTPFEEGIRKTIRWYLEHQSWVKSVISGEYLSFYQKNYG